A genomic segment from Oncorhynchus clarkii lewisi isolate Uvic-CL-2024 chromosome 12, UVic_Ocla_1.0, whole genome shotgun sequence encodes:
- the LOC139422772 gene encoding soluble lamin-associated protein of 75 kDa-like, producing MEFPVDVLGSVRHEEEEQAAEGYMTQLRYIIPDKAESFTLTSHRMICISLCNVGFVPIYGGDLKHKILALFAPEDQLTAVALFLAGQWWSVEDILRTSDPSRSGLLKVRSLGERLVLYVLNRIVYRVGEMDKPEVPFLCHGQNHFAKLLWKDGHAVGFYSVKPKDSLCNGFVTQRYQLPVMDSIFVRKCHRGNSHGLQMLEDFVDSFKDDQLGLKYPLSLTMYKVCGQYLCRYPADQDLLWVVEGVGGPYQRERVANKIKTLKVVLPVVKANGDHQAASLDSTDINMEEGSDSCLDITEDVLVLNKPLQLIEALEGTPVSTHTWSSGPKKRGREEMEDSEEESQPLKMNRLEEAEPTTTAVEGEEEEGSGGDETETGEAEAALSPIEEAKAQEAEVKGELTDDQGEEEEVATQEPDAVLENRTTEEDVEIEEQDTKEEDSIEAKDTVDAALVASEELAETEAVVEKEAPLLLEEPASATEKSPPPAEPAPAELSLSGEVIEDAGEPPEEAAATPMEGEEVEGEKEGAEKAVKEEEKSMEAAITVDSSSQETVVQVGVAGLSYQPPEEGENQPLTEEEGEEEAREEVKGDEKKEVEEMENVTTTEDEKEEGESESSDEGGDGKVLWRRGSGQAAVPKHKSKRLSRVVMEPEEQGTEQPEVTEEEEEEARTTEEEEGAVKKSLAEEEVEEEEHPPVIDQRALRRKSRQVQAPKKAKGKRRSKI from the exons ATGGAGTTCCCTGTGGACGTGTTGGGATCAGTGAGacatgaggaggaggagcaggcagcAGAGGGCTACATGACGCAGCTACGATACATCATCCCCGACAAGGCCGAGAGCTTTACCCTGACCAGCCACAGAATG ATCTGTATCAGTCTGTGTAACGTTGGTTTTGTTCCCATCTATGGAGGAGACCTGAAGCATAAGATTCTGGCCCTGTTCGCCCCAGAGGACCAGCTCACAG cggtAGCTTTGTTTCTGGCGGGTCAGTGGTGGTCTGTAGAGGACATCCTCAGAACCTCCGACCCCTCCAGATCTGGCCTCCTCAAG GTGAGGAGTCTTGGTGAGCGGCTCGTCCTGTACGTTCTGAACCGTATCGTGTACCGCGTGGGTGAGATGGACAAACCTGAGGTGCCCTTCCTGTGCCACGGACAGAACCACTTCGCCAAGCTCCTTTGGAAGGATGGACACGCTGTCGGTTTCTACTCTGTCAAACCCAAAG acagctTGTGTAATGGCTTTGTGACCCAACGCTACCAGCTGCCTGTTATGGACTCCATCTTTGTCAGGAAGTGTCATCGTGGAAACAGTCATGGTCTGCAGATGCTGGAGGACTTTGTGGACTCTTTCAAAGATGACCAGCTCGGCCTGaagtaccctctctctctaaccatgtataaag TGTGTGGCCAGTATCTGTGTCGGTACCCAGCTGACCAGGACCTGCTGTGGGTGGTAGAGGGAGTGGGAGGaccctaccagagagagagagtggccaACAAGATCAAAACACTGAAGG TGGTGCTTCCCGTGGTGAAGGCTAATGGAGATCACCAAGCAGCCTCTCTGGACAGCACAGACATCAACATGGAAGAGGGCTCAGACAGCTGTCTGGACATCACC GAGGATGTTTTGGTGCTGAATAAGCCCCTCCAGTTAATAGAAG CCCTGGAGGGCACACCAGTGTCAACACATACCTGGAGTAGTGGACCTAAAAAGCGTGGCAGAGAAGAGATGGAAGACTCTGAGGAGGAGAGCCAGCCTCTGAAGATGAACAG ATTGGAGGAGGCAGAGCCCACCACTACAgctgtagagggagaggaggaggaaggaagcGGGGGGGATGAGACAGAGACTGGAGAAGCAGAGGCTGCTCTGTCCCCTATAGAGGAGGCCAAAGCTCAG GAGGCTGAGGTCAAAGGAGAACTGACTGAtgaccagggagaggaggaagaggttgCCACACAGGAGCCTGATGCTGTGCTGGAGAACAGAACGACAGAGGAAGATGTGGAAATAGAAGAGCAGGATACGAAGGAGGAAGATTCCATTGAGGCTAAA GACACCGTAGATGCAGCTCTTGTGGCATCAGAGGAATTGGCTGAGACGGAAGCTGTGGTGGAGAAGGAGGCTCCTCTCCTGTTAGAAGAACCAGCCTCTGCTACAGAGAAGTCCCCTCCGCCTGCAGAGCCAGCCCCAGCagagctctccctctctggggAGGTGATTGAGGACGCAGGCGAACCTCCAGAGGAGGCCGCAGCTACACccatggaaggagaggaggtagagggagaaaaggagggggCGGAGAAAGCAGTGAAGGAAGAGGAGAAATCCATGGAGGCAGCCATCACAGTGGACAGCAGTAGCCAGGAAACAGTGGTCCAGGTAGGGGTAGCAGGCCTGTCCTACCAGCCTCCGGAGGAAGGAGAGAACCAGCCTCTcacagaggaagaaggagaggaggaggcaagAGAAGAGGTCAAAGGAGACGAAAAGAAAGAGGTAGAAGAGATGGAGAATGTTACAACCACAGAGgatgagaaagaggagggagagagtgagagctcAGACGAGGGTGGTGACGGTAAGGTCCTTTGGAGGAGAGGCAGTGGCCAAGCGGCGGTGCCTAAACATAAATCTAAGAGACTGAGCAGAGTGGTCATGGAGCCCGAGGAGCAGGGCACAGAGCAGCCGGAGGTcacggaggaagaggaggaggaagctaGAAcgacagaggaggaagagggggctgTAAAGAAGAGCTTGGctgaggaagaggtggaggaagaggagcatCCACCAGTGATTGACCAGAGAGCTTTGAGGAGGAAGAGCCGACAGGTCCAGGCTCCAAAGAAAGCCAAAGGGAAACGACGCAGCAAGATCTAA